The Oncorhynchus tshawytscha isolate Ot180627B unplaced genomic scaffold, Otsh_v2.0 Un_contig_4953_pilon_pilon, whole genome shotgun sequence genome has a segment encoding these proteins:
- the LOC121845263 gene encoding extensin-like, protein MFPRPQVLPFTNVSQVLPFTSVSQVLPFTSVSQTPSPPIYQCFPDPKSSHLPMFPRPQVLPFTNVSQVLPFTSVSQTPSPPIYQCFPSPLLYQCFPDPKSSHLPMFPRLQVLPFTSVSQTPSPPLYQCFPDPKSSPLPVFPRPQVLPFTSVSQTPSPPLYQCFPDPKSPLYQCFPDAKSPLYQCFPDPCPVPPLSMFPMSCPPLPMFPRPLSPLYQCFPDPKSCPLPVFPRPLSYPPFTSVSQTPSPPLPVFPMSCPPFTSVSHVLSPFTDVSHVLAPLYQCFPCPVPPLPVFPMSCLPFTSVSHVLSSPLPVFPMSCPPFTSVSHVLSPLYQCFPCPVPPFTSVSHVLSPLYQCFPCPVPPLPVFPMSCPPFTSVSQTPSPPLPMFPMSCPPFTNVSHVLSPLYQCFPDPCPVPPLQMFPMFCPPFTSVSQTPVLYPLYQCFPDP, encoded by the exons ATGTTTCCCAGACCCCAAGTCCTCCCATTTACCAATGTTTCCCAAGTCCTCCCctttaccagtgtttcccaaGTCCTCCCCTTTACCAGTGTTTCCCAGACCCCAAGTCCTCCCATTTACCAATGTTTCCCAGACCCCAAGTCCTCCCATTTACCAATGTTTCCCAGACCCCAAGTCCTCCCATTTACCAATGTTTCCCAAGTCCTCCCCTTTACCAGTGTTTCCCAGACCCCAAGTCCTCCCATTTACCAATGTTTCCCAAGTCCTCTCCTTTACCAGTGTTTCCCAGACCCCAAGTCCTCCCATTTACCAATGTTTCCCAGACTCCAAGTCCTCCCATTTACCAGTGTTTCCCAGACCCCAAGTCCTCCCCTTTACCAGTGTTTCCCAGACCCCAA GTCCTCCCCTTTACCAGTGTTTCCCAGACCCCAAGTCCTCCCCTTTACCAGTGTTTCCCAGACCCCAAGTCCTCCCCTTTACCAGTGTTTCCCAGACCCCAAGTCCCCCCTTTACCAGTGTTTCCCAGACGCCAAGTCCCCCCTTTACCAGTGTTTCCCAGACCCCTGTCCTGTCCCCCCATTATCAATGTTTCCCATGTCCTGTCCCCCTTTACCAATGTTTCCCAGACCCCTGTCCCCCCTTTACCAGTGTTTCCCAGATCCCAAGTCCTGCCCTTTACCAGTGTTTCCCAGACCCCTGTCCTATCCCCCCTTTACCAGTGTTTCCCAGACCCCAAGTCCCCCTTTACCAGTGTTTCCCATGTCCTGTCCCCCCTTTACCAGTGTTTCCCATGTCCTGTCCCCCTTTACAGATGTTTCCCATGTCCTGGCCCCCCTTTACCAGTGTTTCCCATGTCCTGTCCCCCCTTTACCAGTGTTTCCCATGTCCTGTCTCCCCTTTACCAGTGTTTCCCATGTCCTGTCCTCCCCTTTACCAGTGTTTCCCATGTCCTGTCCCCCCTTTACCAGTGTTTCCCATGTTCTGTCCCCCCTTTACCAGTGTTTCCCATGTCCTGTCCCCCCTTTTACCAGTGTTTCCCATGTCCTGTCCCCCCTTTACCAGTGTTTCCCATGTCCTGTCCCCCCTTTACCAGTGTTTCCCATGTCCTGTCCCCCCTTTACCAGTGTTTCCCAGACCCCAAGTCCCCCTTTACCAATGTTTCCCATGTCCTGTCCCCCCTTTACCAATGTTTCCCATGTCCTGTCCCCCCTTTACCAGTGTTTCCCAGACCCCTGTCCTGTCCCCCCTTTACAGATGTTTCCCATGTTCTGTCCCCCCTTTACCAGTGTTTCCCAGACCCCTGTCCTGTACCCCCTTTACCAATGTTTCCCAGACCCCTGA